The following are encoded together in the Oreochromis niloticus isolate F11D_XX linkage group LG12, O_niloticus_UMD_NMBU, whole genome shotgun sequence genome:
- the ndufaf2 gene encoding NADH dehydrogenase [ubiquinone] 1 alpha subcomplex assembly factor 2 isoform X1 codes for MSRIAAILRRGFGVVREHVGTDHLGNKYYLIPEQKTWTGRIVRAKRIVEAANAKEYEYMEGSIPMEWDAWIRGRRKEPPSIEELLKNESSREQIKTKAKEVEEKDLALLAKEYKEGLVATPARTVAKGHAAATSFGKQEFNEEPTSTANTFQPGSWMPTSKKD; via the exons ATGAGCAGGATTGCTGCAATCCTACGGCGTGGCTTCGGAGTAGTACGCGAGCACGTCGGGACCGATCATTTGGGGAACAAATATTACTTAATCCCAGAGCAGAAGACATGGACAG gaaGGATTGTCCGTGCCAAGCGGATAGTAGAAGCAGCCAATGCTAAAGAATATGAATATATGGAAGGCAGCATTCCGATGGAGTGGGACG CTTGGATCCGAGGCAGACGGAAGGAGCCCCCCTCCATCGAG GAGCTGCTGAAGAATGAGTCCAGCAGGgagcagataaaaacaaaagccaaggaggtggaggagaaaGATCTGGCTCTGCTGGCTAAAGAGTACAAGGAGGGTCTGGTGGCGACTCCTGCGAGGACTGTGGCCAAGGGCCATGCAGCTGCCACCAGCTTCGGAAAGCAAGAATTCAACGAAGAACCAACCAGCACTGCAAACACGTTCCAGCCTGGCTCCTGGATGCCCACTTCCAAGAAAGACTAA
- the elovl7a gene encoding elongation of very long chain fatty acids protein 7a, whose translation MEFGSIKSTVGLIYDEFMQNADTRTANWLLMSSPLPQTIIIAAYIYFVTSLGPRIMENRKAFDLKGVLVVYNFSVVALSLYMCYEFVMSGWGTGYSFRCDLVDYSDSPQAVRMAATCWLYYFSKFIEMLDTVFFVLRKKNSQVTFLHVYHHSIMPFTWWFGVRFAAGGMGTFHALLNCVVHVIMYTYYGLTAMGPKYQKYLWWKKYLTTIQLIQFVMVTSHISQYFFIKDCPYQFPIFIYIIGLYGLIFLFLFLNFWYHAYTKGKRLPKVLQAQTWSHHTNGVMNGNANHDKDE comes from the exons ATGGAGTTTGGAAGCATAAAGTCCACTGTTGGGCTCATTTATGATGAGTTCATGCAAAATGCAG atACACGGACTGCGAATTGGCTGCTCATGTCGTCTCCTCTCCCCCAAACCATCATCATCGCAGCATACATTTACTTTGTGACATCACTGGGGCCTCGAATCATGGAGAATCGCAAAGCCTTTGACCTCAAAGGAGTTCTTGTAGTCTACAATTTCAGCGTGGTGGCCCTGTCACTCTACATGTGCTATGAG TTTGTGATGTCAGGATGGGGAACCGGATATTCCTTTCGCTGTGACTTGGTGGACTACTCTGACTCGCCACAAGCCGTGAGG ATGGCAGCAACGTGCTGGCTTTACTACTTCTCAAAGTTCATTGAGATGTTAGACACA GTTTTCTTTGTGCTGAGGAAGAAGAACAGCCAGGTGACTTTCCTTCATGTCTACCATCACTCCATCATGCCATTCACCTGGTGGTTCGGAGTCCGCTTTGCTGCAG GTGGAATGGGAACATTCCACGCCCTGCTTAATTGTGTCGTTCACGTGATCATGTACACATACTATGGGCTGACTGCCATGGGACCCAAGTACCAGAAGTACCTGTGGTGGAAGAAGTACCTCACAACCATCCAGCTG ATTCAGTTTGTTATGGTGACCAGCCACATCTCCCAGTATTTCTTCATAAAGGACTGCCCATACCAGTTCCCAATCTTCATCTACATCATCGGCCTGTACGGCCTGATTTTCTTGTTTCTCTTCCTCAACTTCTGGTACCATGCATACACTAAGGGCAAGAGACTGCCGAAAGTCCTTCAGGCTCAGACATGGTCGCACCACACCAACGGCGTCATGAATGGAAACGCCAATCATGACAAGGATGAGTGA
- the ercc8 gene encoding DNA excision repair protein ERCC-8, with protein sequence MLGFLTARRAGLDDPLRLRRAESTRRVLGLQLNPDRDVDRIHGNGINTIDIEAVEGRYMLSGGADGVIVIYDLENFSGKLQYTCKAVCTIGRSSRYVHKFSVETVQWYPYDTGMFVSSSFDKTMKVWDTETLKPAEVFQFEGNVYCHHLSPIARKHSLIAVGTTNPKIQLCDLKSGSRIHILQGHRAEVLSVRWSPRYEHILATASADSKVKVWDVRRASGSLFTLDQHNGDKSKASSEAVNTAHNGRVNGLCFTGDGLYLLTTGTDDRMRLWNSATGENTLVNYGKVCNESRKRLQFTVSRGCSPEFVFVPCGSSVAVYTLHTGELVTMLRGHYNNVDCCEFHPDYQEVYSGGKDCNILAWVPVLRPSGVEEDSDHEVKGAAGQSSVNPAFQDAWSSDED encoded by the exons ATGTTGGGCTTTCTGACAGCCAGGCGGGCTGGTCTGGATGACCCTCTGAGACTGAGACGAGCGGAATCAACGAGAAG GGTCCTCGGCCTGCAGTTGAATCCCGACAGAGATGTGGACCGAATCCATGGAAATGGCATTAATACCATTGACATTGAAGCAGTTGAGGGAAGATA caTGCTGTCTGGAGGTGCAGACGGAGTAATCGTCATCTATGACCTGGAGAACTTCAGTGGGAAACTACAGTACACCTGCAAGGCAGTCTGCACAATAGGAAG gTCTAGCCGCTATGTCCACAAATTTAGCGTAGAGACAGTCCAGTGGTATCCTTATGACACAGGAATGTTTGTGTCCAGTTCCTTTGACAAGACCATGAAAGTCTGGGACACAGAGACATTAAAG CCTGCTGAAGTGTTTCAGTTTGAAGGCAACGTCTACTGTCACCACCTGTCCCCAATCGCCAGGAAGCACAGTCTCATTGCAG TGGGCACCACAAATCCTAAAATCCAACTGTGTGACCTCAAGTCCGGTTCACGGATTCATATTCTTCAGG GTCACAGAGCAGAGGTCCTGTCTGTGCGGTGGTCACCCAGATACGAGCATATCTTAGCCACTGCCAG TGCTGACAGCAAGGTGAAAGTATGGGATGTGCGCCGTGCTTCAGGTAGTCTCTTCACTCTGGACCAACACAATGGAGACAAGTCGAAAGCCTCCTCTGAGGCAG TAAACACCGCCCATAACGGCAGAGTGAATGGCCTGTGCTTCACTGGTGATGGCCTCTACCTGCTCACTACTGGAACTGATGACCGTATGAGGCTTTGGAATAGTGCCACTGGGGAGAATACACTG GTAAATTATGGGAAGGTCTGCAACGAGAGTCGGAAAAGGCTACAGTTCACAGTGTCACGTGGCTGCAGCCcagagtttgtgtttgtgccatGCGGCAGCTCTGTTGCAGTGTACACCCTTCACACGGGAGAGCTGGTCACTATGCTCAGGGGTCACTATAACAATGTGGACTGCTGTGAGTTCCACCCAGACTACCAG GAGGTGTACAGTGGAGGTAAAGACTGTAACATTCTGGCATGGGTCCCTGTCCTCCGTCCCTCAGGTGTGGAGGAAGACTCAGACCATGAAGTAAAG GGTGCTGCTGGCCAGTCTTCGGTGAACCCTGCCTTTCAGGATGCGTGGAGTAGTGATGAAGACTAA
- the ndufaf2 gene encoding NADH dehydrogenase [ubiquinone] 1 alpha subcomplex assembly factor 2 isoform X2, with protein sequence MAVYSATTHPQGVMKEGLPYSRTPSRRLPRCSYVQRRHRRIVRAKRIVEAANAKEYEYMEGSIPMEWDAWIRGRRKEPPSIEELLKNESSREQIKTKAKEVEEKDLALLAKEYKEGLVATPARTVAKGHAAATSFGKQEFNEEPTSTANTFQPGSWMPTSKKD encoded by the exons ATGGCTGTTTATTCTGCCACGACTCATCCCCAGGGTGTGATGAAGGAAGGTCTACCCTACAGTAGGACACCAAGTCGGCGTTTGCCACGGTGCAGCTACGTCCAGAGACGCCACA gaaGGATTGTCCGTGCCAAGCGGATAGTAGAAGCAGCCAATGCTAAAGAATATGAATATATGGAAGGCAGCATTCCGATGGAGTGGGACG CTTGGATCCGAGGCAGACGGAAGGAGCCCCCCTCCATCGAG GAGCTGCTGAAGAATGAGTCCAGCAGGgagcagataaaaacaaaagccaaggaggtggaggagaaaGATCTGGCTCTGCTGGCTAAAGAGTACAAGGAGGGTCTGGTGGCGACTCCTGCGAGGACTGTGGCCAAGGGCCATGCAGCTGCCACCAGCTTCGGAAAGCAAGAATTCAACGAAGAACCAACCAGCACTGCAAACACGTTCCAGCCTGGCTCCTGGATGCCCACTTCCAAGAAAGACTAA